The sequence CGCCGGAACACCCACACGAATACCAGAAGTCACAAACGCTGACTTATCATCAAACGGCACCATATTCTTATTCACAGTGATATCAGCCTTCACCAACACCTGTTCCGCCTTCTTACCGGAAATATTCTTATTACGCAGGTCGATCAACATCAGGTGGTTATCTGTACCGCCAGATACAATCTGGTAACCTTTCTCCACCAATGCCTTAGACATCGCCTGTGCATTCTTGATAATCTGCTTTGCATATACAGTATAATCGTCAGACAGGATCTCAAAGAAAGAAACCGCTTTCGCAGCAATCACATGCTCCAACGGACCACCCTGAATACCAGGGAACACCGCTGTATCAATCAGACTGCTCATCATACGGGTTTCGCCCTTTGGCGTTTTCAGACCAAACGGATTTTCAAAATCCTTACCCAGCATGATCATACCACCACGAGGACCACGCAGTGTCTTGTGGGTAGTAGTTGTTACAAAATGACAATGTTCGAACGGAGAGTTCAACAGCCCTTTCGCAATCAAACCTGCAGGGTGAGCAATATCTGCCATTACAAAAGCACCTATCTGATCAGCGATCTCACGGATACGTTTGTAATCCCAATCACGGCTGTAAGCAGAAGCACCACAAATAATAACCTGTGGTTTCTCTTTCAGCGCAATCTCTTCCATTTTATCATACTCAACCAGACCAGTCTCCTTGTTCACACCATAAGAGAATGGCTGATACAACTTACCAGAAAAATTCACGGGAGAACCGTGTGTCAGGTGACCACCCATACTCAGATCCAGACCCAGGATCTTATCACCTGGTTTCAGGATAGCCAGCAATACGGCAGCATTTGCCTGCGCACCAGAGTGAGGCTGTACGTTTGCATACTCAACTCCAAAGATTTCTTTAGCCCTGTCAATAGCCAGCTGTTCGCTCAGGTCTACAATTTCACAGCCACCATAATATCTACGTCCTGGATAACCTTCCGCATATTTGTTAGTCAGTACAGTACCCATTGCCTGTATTACCTGTAAGCTGGTAAAGTTCTCCGATGCAATCAATTCTATACCATGACGCTGACGCTCCAGCTCCTGGTCGATGATATTAAATATTTGCTGATCTCTTTGCATTTACTTTGAAAATTTGCGACAAAGTTAATCGAATTTATGGATAGTCAATAGTTCAATTTTAACCAATACTAGATTTTTCTTCTACAAAACTATATAATGATAGTTAATTCCACTGCTAAGCTATTACATACTATGCATTCCTCCCTGTGTAGGGGCATTTCCACTATTCTATTTATAAATTTTGTTCTACCTTCACGCCCTCAGTAGACTAAAAACATCTAATCGCTGCGGTACATGAAGGCCATTATACCTGTAGCCGGTGCTGGCACCAAGCTACGTCCACATACATATACTCAGCCTAAGGCATTGATCCCGCTCGCGGGCAAAACAATTCTAAGTATTATTATTGATCAGCTGGAAGAAGCAGGCATTACCGAATTCGTCTTCGTCATCGGTTACCTGGGAGAAAAGATCCAGCATTATGTTCAAAAGAAATATCCTCACCTTACCTGCCATTTCGTACAGCAAAATGTACGCGAAGGTACCGGTCACGCCATCCTGCTCACCAAAAAGGTGGTAGGTGACGATGAAATACTCATCGTTCTCGGCGATACCATCTGCGAAGGTAATATCAAGGAACTCATCGCTTCCCCCGTCTCGCAACTGGGACTAAAGAAAGTGGATGATCCCCGCAGCTTTGGCGTAGCCGAACTCAATGATGCCGGCGACATCGTACGCGTGGTGGAAAAACCACAGATTCCGAAATCGAACCTGGCCCTGGTAGGTATCTATAAAATCAAGGAAACCGACCAGCTCTTCGACTGCCTGGAACGGAACATAACAGAACATAGAAGGTCACATGATGAGTTTCAGCTCACTGATGCCCTGCAATGCATGATCGAACATGGGGTGCAGTTTACCCCCTTCAAAGTGAGTAACTGGTTCGACTGCGGCCGCAAGGAGACCTTGTTGGAAACAAATGCTATCCTGCTCAGTAAATATAAAGCACCCGCCAACCCTATTCTTCCATATGAGAATGCGATTATCATTCCTCCTGTAAGTATTGGCGAAGGTTGTAATATTAAAAATTCTATCATCGGTCCCAATGTCGCTATCGGAGATAATACCGTGATCAATTACTCTATCGTCAAGGACTCTATCATCGGCTCTTACAGCAATCTGTATGAAGTGGTGCTCAAGTCTTCCCTGATCGGTAGTGACGCCAATATTCGTGGCCTTAGTCAAAGCCTGAACATCGGCGATAATACAGAAATCGATCTCGGCTGAAATCTTCACTAACAGATAGTGATGCCAACTTCCATGAAAGAACCTTAGCCAACTTCCTGAACATTGGTCATCATTCAGAAATTGATCTCGGCTGAAATCTTCACTAACAGATAGTGATGCCAACTTCCATGAAAGAACCTTAGCCAACTTCCTGAACATGGGCCATAACTCAGAAATTCTTCCCGGCTGATTGTCATCACTTTCAGTTTAACATAACCTCCTTACATTTACGGCCATGAACCGTATATCTCAACTATTCAATATAGATTACCCAATCATACAAGCTGGTATGATCTGGGCTAGTGGCTGGCGCCTGGCCAGTGCTGTGAGCAATGCCGGCGGCCTTGGCCTGCTCGGTGCAGGTAGTATGTACCCTGACGTTCTCAAAGAACATATCGACAAGTGCAAACAAGCCACCGACAAACCTTTCGGCGTAAATCTCCCCCTCCTATACCCGAATATTGAGGAACACGTAAAGATCATTATCGAAAACAAAGTACCCATCGTCTTCACCTCTGCAGGTAATCCAAAAACATGGACTTCCATCCTGAAAGCCGAAGGTATCAAAGTTGTCCACGTAGTCGCCAGCGCAGCCTTCGCACTCAAAAGCGAAGCAGCCGGCGTAGACGCCATCGTAGCAGAAGGCTTTGAAGCAGGTGGTCACAACGGTAGAGAAGAAACAACTACCCTGGTCCTCATCCCCAGCGTATGTCAGGCTGTAAAAATACCCGTCATCGCTGCCGGCGGCATTGCCACAGGCAGAGCCATGACAGCCGCTTTCGCCCTCGGTGCCAGTGGTGTTCAGGTAGGTAGCCGATTCATAGCCACACCTGAAGCTTCTTCACATGAT is a genomic window of Chitinophaga sp. LS1 containing:
- the glyA gene encoding serine hydroxymethyltransferase, coding for MQRDQQIFNIIDQELERQRHGIELIASENFTSLQVIQAMGTVLTNKYAEGYPGRRYYGGCEIVDLSEQLAIDRAKEIFGVEYANVQPHSGAQANAAVLLAILKPGDKILGLDLSMGGHLTHGSPVNFSGKLYQPFSYGVNKETGLVEYDKMEEIALKEKPQVIICGASAYSRDWDYKRIREIADQIGAFVMADIAHPAGLIAKGLLNSPFEHCHFVTTTTHKTLRGPRGGMIMLGKDFENPFGLKTPKGETRMMSSLIDTAVFPGIQGGPLEHVIAAKAVSFFEILSDDYTVYAKQIIKNAQAMSKALVEKGYQIVSGGTDNHLMLIDLRNKNISGKKAEQVLVKADITVNKNMVPFDDKSAFVTSGIRVGVPAITSRGLTEEHMGQVISWIDELLMDADNEAKIASVRGAVNEFMKQFPLYPEL
- a CDS encoding sugar phosphate nucleotidyltransferase; its protein translation is MKAIIPVAGAGTKLRPHTYTQPKALIPLAGKTILSIIIDQLEEAGITEFVFVIGYLGEKIQHYVQKKYPHLTCHFVQQNVREGTGHAILLTKKVVGDDEILIVLGDTICEGNIKELIASPVSQLGLKKVDDPRSFGVAELNDAGDIVRVVEKPQIPKSNLALVGIYKIKETDQLFDCLERNITEHRRSHDEFQLTDALQCMIEHGVQFTPFKVSNWFDCGRKETLLETNAILLSKYKAPANPILPYENAIIIPPVSIGEGCNIKNSIIGPNVAIGDNTVINYSIVKDSIIGSYSNLYEVVLKSSLIGSDANIRGLSQSLNIGDNTEIDLG
- a CDS encoding NAD(P)H-dependent flavin oxidoreductase, whose amino-acid sequence is MNRISQLFNIDYPIIQAGMIWASGWRLASAVSNAGGLGLLGAGSMYPDVLKEHIDKCKQATDKPFGVNLPLLYPNIEEHVKIIIENKVPIVFTSAGNPKTWTSILKAEGIKVVHVVASAAFALKSEAAGVDAIVAEGFEAGGHNGREETTTLVLIPSVCQAVKIPVIAAGGIATGRAMTAAFALGASGVQVGSRFIATPEASSHDHFKQAILDAKEGDTLLSMKKLTPVRLLKNEFFKNVKAAEESGADNESLKNLLGRGRAKKGMFEGDMTEGELEVGQVSAIIDKIMPAADVVAEIWNEFQATKIELCLNS